In Pueribacillus theae, the DNA window TAGACAAAGGGTTTCTATTTGAACGAAAGTTAAAGGGCGGGTACATTCCGGTAATTGATACGTACGTTCCTGAATCAATCGTGCGTAGTTTAAACTTATCCCATGGAGATCTTGTAAAAGCCTCTCCAAAAAGAGGAAGCCATTTTCATTTTGAACTTATCAAAAAAGGAAATGAAAAAAATCCGGATCGTGCGGAAATTAAATATGGTATCGTTGAAAAGGATGGGGATTTATGGATTTGCAGCAAGACTTTGTCAGGGAAAAACATCCTCATTGATGAATCCCCCTTTGTTATCCATTTAAAGGAGTCAGAAATCCAAGAATTTCATCTACAAGAAGGAGATATTATTGATATTGCCTACTCAAAAAAAACACCGACGATCCACAAAATTATTTGGAAACATGAAATTGAGGATGAATCTCCATCAAGGCCTCTTCCTTCAGGAGCTTATAAAGATAAATCGAAGTTGCAACGGCGTGCGGTGCAACCGCATCCCTCCATTAAAGGAAAAAACATTGCCATTATCGGAAATATTAACCGCTATTCCGTCTATCGAGATCGATTATCAGCGTTAGGTGCAACAGTCCAAGCGATGGACGGTACAGAAGATGAAAATCGAATCGCAGCAGCTATCCGAAAGGCAGATATCGTACTTATTA includes these proteins:
- a CDS encoding DUF2325 domain-containing protein, which codes for MNKENIVMKAKIEMKHIVNNLNMDTLLETTTKLQQYLYFLESLSRLECPVEVENEVEGDEPAKETIDLDKGFLFERKLKGGYIPVIDTYVPESIVRSLNLSHGDLVKASPKRGSHFHFELIKKGNEKNPDRAEIKYGIVEKDGDLWICSKTLSGKNILIDESPFVIHLKESEIQEFHLQEGDIIDIAYSKKTPTIHKIIWKHEIEDESPSRPLPSGAYKDKSKLQRRAVQPHPSIKGKNIAIIGNINRYSVYRDRLSALGATVQAMDGTEDENRIAAAIRKADIVLIIIPAVSHNGSTVAKKYCKQYNIPFSTIDSIGISSVVAEAIRQAQNKKSFF